A portion of the Ficedula albicollis isolate OC2 chromosome 4, FicAlb1.5, whole genome shotgun sequence genome contains these proteins:
- the LEPROTL1 gene encoding leptin receptor overlapping transcript-like 1: MAGIKGGGAVGLMFLMLGCALPQYNQYWPLFVLFFYILSPIPYCIARRLVDDTDATSNACKELAIFLTTGIVVSAFGLPIVFARAELIYWGACALVLTGNTVIFATILGFFLVFGSNDDFSWQQW; this comes from the exons ATGGCGGGAATCAAAG gggggggagcggtCGGACTGATGTTCTTGATGCTCGGATGTGCCCTGCCCCAATACAA ccAATACTGGCCactgtttgttctgtttttttacATCCTTTCTCCTATCCCGTATTGCATAGCAAGAAGATTGGTAGATGACACGGATGCTACAAGTAATGCCTGCAAGGAGCTGGCAATATTCCTTACAACAGGCATTGTGGTCTCAGCATTTGGGCTGCCCATAGTGTTTGCAAGAGCAGAACTG ATTTACTGGGGTGCATGTGCACTCGTTCTTACTGGGAATACAGTCATCTTTGCCACGATCCTAGGATTTTTCTTGGTCTTTGGCAGCAATGATGActtcagctggcagcagtggtga